A window of the Brumimicrobium sp. genome harbors these coding sequences:
- the clpP gene encoding ATP-dependent Clp endopeptidase proteolytic subunit ClpP — MYNKDEFRKYATKHMGINSMHLGHYIESSLTPYIIEERQMNMTQMDVFSRLMMDRIIFLGTGIDDTVANIINAQLLFLESVDAKKDIQIYLNSPGGGVYAGLGIYDTMQYISPDVATICTGLAASMGAVLLCAGADGKRTALKHSRIMIHQPLGGAQGQASDIEITAREILKLKKELYDIISHHTKKPFKTVETDSDRDYWMTAEEAKNYGMVDEVLIRKS; from the coding sequence ATGTACAATAAAGACGAATTTAGAAAATATGCTACTAAGCATATGGGCATAAACAGTATGCATTTAGGACATTATATTGAATCATCTTTAACCCCATACATCATTGAGGAACGTCAAATGAATATGACACAAATGGATGTATTTTCTCGTTTAATGATGGATCGTATTATTTTCTTAGGAACAGGAATTGACGATACTGTAGCTAATATTATCAATGCGCAACTTTTATTCCTAGAATCGGTAGATGCAAAGAAAGATATTCAAATTTATTTAAATTCTCCTGGTGGTGGAGTATATGCTGGTCTAGGTATCTATGACACCATGCAATATATTAGTCCTGATGTTGCAACAATTTGTACTGGTTTAGCAGCTTCTATGGGGGCGGTTCTACTTTGCGCAGGTGCTGATGGAAAAAGAACAGCATTAAAACATTCTCGTATCATGATTCACCAACCTCTTGGAGGAGCTCAAGGTCAGGCTTCTGATATTGAGATTACTGCTCGTGAGATTCTAAAATTAAAAAAGGAATTATACGATATCATTTCACATCATACTAAAAAACCATTTAAAACTGTTGAGACTGATTCTGACAGAGATTACTGGATGACAGCAGAAGAAGCTAAGAACTATGGAATGGTAGATGAGGTTTTAATTAGAAAATCTTAA